CTACATACCAGTAATAGGGGACTATCTTTAGAAGTCACAATAGCCGTGCATTTCTTCACAAAACTGCCACATCCATTTTAAACATGCAGTACTACAATGCATGATATGCTTCAGTTCTAAGTCTCAAAGCCATTGTGTTCTACTGGTAGCCTAGAAGAGAGAACTCAGCTCAGGCCTTTGCACACCAGGTATACACAGATTGCAGAAGAAGTTTCACTGTATCAGTGTTCTCTCCCTACTTAATCAACCTAACACTGAAAGTAAAACTGCATAGAATATCTGTTAGTAATGAACAATCATTTTATTCATAACCAGAATGAAGAGGAAATCGTGGTGGAATGTCGTGTGCGGTTTCTGTCCTTCATGGGAGTAGGCAAGGATGTTCATACATTTGCCTTCATTATGGATACAGGAAACCAGCATTTTGAGTGCCATGTGTTTTGGTGTGAACCAAATGCAGGCAATGTATCAGAAGCTGTTCAGGCTGCTTGTATGGTAAGTGACTTTCTTGAAAAGGCATCTAATAGTACTTAAATTTTCTACTACTTCAGTATACGTATTTACAAATGTGCAGTTAATTTCCTGAGATATAATTTGCAATTTGGATTCTGATATGTCTGGTAAATTGAAAATAAGCTTGAAATGTTGAGCTAGTGAACTCTGCTCCTTTAACATCTGATCTCCTGAACTCCTCAACACCTGTGTAAGATCTGTTCTGTAGTTACAGAAGTTATCTAACACTGGAAGAATATTTCTATGTAACCCAGTGACAATGTAGTGAAAAATAGTCCTTGTttaagaaaacttatttttcaattttcaaagTGGGTTGTTGCTGTGATGTAGTATTTGTCATGTATTAAAGAACAGTTTCTGCTAAAAGTCAGACCAATATCCTATTAACTTGATCAGGGTTGTTTGTCACAGTCAAAATGAAAGTTTGACTGTATTTCATGAGtaagtattttaaatgtattttaaatgcactgAAGGTAATAGCTACAGTAAGGAGTGCAGAATGCTTCTGCTTTGTTGCAGTTACGGTATCAGAAGTGCTTAGTGGCCAGACCTCCTTCGCAGAAAGTTCGGCCTCCCCCACCGCCTGCAGATTCGGTGACCAGGAGAGTCACAACCAACGTAAAGAGAGGAGTGCTGTCCCTCATTGACACTTTGAAACAGAAACGCCCAGTCACCGACATGCCGTAGCTGCGTAAGAGAGAAGATTCTCCTAACATTTAACTGCAGATAACAGTAGCTACACTAAGGGAAATGAACTGATGGTGTTTGGCCTTCCATTCCAAATTGCTGATGCTTTGTCTTAAGAGAATTTATCCGTATCAAAACAATGCTAGACAAGCATGTTATCTCGTTCTTGCCACCATCGTTTGATATGAAAAGAAgcatgaataatttttttcctgtcagtaAGTTACATCATGAGCAATGGAAGGTCTGTTTGATTGTAAATAAGTAAACATTACCTGAACTCACACAAAGAAAGAGTATGGCCACGTCCTTCCTAGTGAACTCGTGCTAAAGTCCTTGGAGTGAATGACGCTTGAGTTGATAGTTTCACCGTCTTGAGCTGGATTTGTCACAAACCAATCTTAAGTCCTACAGCACTTTGGTTCTCAACACTGGAGTAGATACCAAGGATCAGCTACCATTGAATTACTGCAGATTAAATAccaagttttttattttttacagaacTAACCTgttaattttaaattgtttgtCAGCATTGGTCTGCCTGACACTCACGTGAATCGTTGTCATTTGATCTCTGTTTGTACATTACAGTTGTAGACAGAAATTGTTTGATACCAAACCAATGCTGAAAAATCTGGGAGTGTTTTCTGTAATTGAGTACAGGGTGATCCATTGAAGCTTTTCATCTTTAAACATACAGATGCACGTGTTGGATGCTAAGTATGTCATCCCAAATTGTCATTAATTGAtcaaaaatactgtttgttcCACATAGAGCTCACACTGACCAGGAGAGAGTTAGTCAGCAGTTTTACTGTCTTAAAACTctcacagaagcaaaaatgttaCAGATGTTTTCTATATGAGTGTTTGATCAAATGTTCCATTCAGTGTTGGGTTGCACTACTCCCCCTCTGAGTTTGCTGCTAAATGGTTGTTAGCATGCCGCAAAAAGAACAATCGTGTTTCTGATTATTTACTAAGTTCAATGGAAATTCTTTTAGTGGTCTGTGACAAAATCATGAGAGTTGTTTTCTAACAGGATGTTGTCGCAAGTGGGACAACTTCATGTCAGTGCTTTTGCTCCAAAGGTCTCCTGTAATAGCCTTGATCCACACAACTGCAGATTCTGACAAAGTCAGCACAGTAATGCCCCTTTAAAATTTTGTCTTCTACTGATCTTCAAATGCAGCTTCGTCTTTCTCTCTTTGCCATCTTCTGTTTAGACCTGCAGATTGGTACAAATTTTGGAAATGGAacataaaagatattttttactaatgttaaaaatgttttgcctGCATTTATATATAAGTTCCAAACTGTATCTGTCTCCCAGATCTGCAAATTTGGTCATGCAGTAATTTTAGAAGGACACTGTCAATGTTGTTTTTACaagaaccatttttttttttactttactgTGCCAGAGATTGTTATAAACAAGATTGTTATGAGcaaacaatgattttttttttcttattttaaaaagtcaacaGCAATACCTGGGCAAAACATGTTAAGAATACAAGGGGAAAGAGTGATGATTCAGGAAATGCCTTTATTAGAAATGTAGAAGAattattaaaacacatttaGCCTGATGTATGAGCGAATGTAGTGAAGGCTAGCCATGCAGCTGTAATATTCTAAATGGAGTTCTTCAGAATACCTTCTAAGGAGCTGATCCTGCACtatgttcaagaaatgtttagatgttgtcCTGAGGGACATGTTTTAGTGGGAAATGTTGttgataggtggatggttggactggatggtcttagaggttctttccaaccttggtagTTCTATGATCTCAAACCTCTGCATAATAGAATTTTTGCACCCTGGGCAGTGAGGTAATTCTGTCCCATCCCAAGTCTCACGTTCCTGCTGCTTGGAACCAGCTCCATTGCTTGTGCAGTTGGAGGAGAGAAGGCCAGTCTGCATAACGTGAGTAAAC
The Lagopus muta isolate bLagMut1 chromosome 4, bLagMut1 primary, whole genome shotgun sequence genome window above contains:
- the APBB2 gene encoding amyloid beta precursor protein binding family B member 2 isoform X10, producing MAERKNAKAMACSSMQERTNVTLDVPLQVDFPTPKTELVQKFHVQYLGMLPVAKPVGMDTLNSAIESLMASSSKEDWMPVTMNVADATVTVISERNEEEIVVECRVRFLSFMGVGKDVHTFAFIMDTGNQHFECHVFWCEPNAGNVSEAVQAACMLRYQKCLVARPPSQKVRPPPPPADSVTRRVTTNVKRGVLSLIDTLKQKRPVTDMP